CCTAGTTCCACCGTCGCATCGCCATTCGTGACTTCGAATGGTAATTCCAGGGGTGACGCTGGCACATCTCCTTTGAGCGGGTTGGCTGATTTAAGACCCGCCGCGCGCAAGATCACGCCACTGGCCGAGTCGTTGGCCAGTGCCGTCACCCGGGCGGTGCGCACCCGTGCTTGAAACGCATATTGCCCCGGCGGCAGATACACCCGTGCTAACCAGGCGGCGCTACTCCCACCGCCATTGTCGCTGGCGAGATGCAGCGCGGGGCGGCCGTTGTCCTGCACTCGGTCCATCAGCGGCTGGCCGGATTCTTTGCGGCTTTTCCAGAAGGCGGGGCTGGCGGCAGGTGTGCGTGGGTCGGCCAGCAGTTGCTGCGGTTCCTGGGCCAGTTGCTGGCTGAGGTTTCGGCCGCGCTCGAGGATTCGCGCGCGCACATTATTAGCGTAGCCTTGAAATTGGCGAGTCTCCTCCGGTGTTCGGGCATCGGCACGCAGCCGGGCCAAGGCTTCCTGCACGCGGTTGGTGAGCACCTCCACGTTGAAGCTGTTGGAACAAAGTTGCGGCAGACGCTGGCGATAGCGCCAGCGCGCCTCGGGGATTTCTAAAAGCGCCTTGGTCAGAATAGAACTTTGCGGCGGCGTTAGTCCGCCGCCGCCGTTGCCCAAACCGCCATCCAGATCATGCGTAAAAATGCGGAACCAGTCGGTTTCCGGATCGTGGTAAAGAAAGTAGTTGTTCCGGTTCATGACATAGCCATCCCAGTGGGCGGTGATCATTTCCACTCCGGTGAAATTCAGAAAACCCTCGACATCCAGCACCTTGTTTAACCGCTGCCAGCGCAGGGTGAGATCCGGTTCGCGCGCTGCCGCCACCAGTTGCTTGAGATCGGCCCGGCTGGCGTCCTGGCCGCTTTCCAGGGGTAGCGGTTGGTCAATATCCTGCACGTACGGCTTATAAAGGTTGCCGCTGGTATCCTTGAAGTATTGGCGCAGGAACCGCTTGTTGAGCGGTTCCATCAGCACATAAAGTCCCAGGTCACGCTCGTTGAGCTGCACCCGGGCGTGGGTGACTCGCGGCGTCGGCAGTCCGGCGTCC
Above is a genomic segment from Verrucomicrobiota bacterium containing:
- a CDS encoding CotH kinase family protein, which gives rise to MFSFRKPVFFVLPVFFAALADWAVASPANEHSTGAKSRKDSSSANFFAVPLVRKFKIEITGVAWEALKRDVRAHTHATVTVDGRVFNDVGVHLKGHGSFKPLNEKPSFTIKFDQFTPDQEYSGFNTLWLNSSSQDETFFNELICRGIYRDAGLPTPRVTHARVQLNERDLGLYVLMEPLNKRFLRQYFKDTSGNLYKPYVQDIDQPLPLESGQDASRADLKQLVAAAREPDLTLRWQRLNKVLDVEGFLNFTGVEMITAHWDGYVMNRNNYFLYHDPETDWFRIFTHDLDGGLGNGGGGLTPPQSSILTKALLEIPEARWRYRQRLPQLCSNSFNVEVLTNRVQEALARLRADARTPEETRQFQGYANNVRARILERGRNLSQQLAQEPQQLLADPRTPAASPAFWKSRKESGQPLMDRVQDNGRPALHLASDNGGGSSAAWLARVYLPPGQYAFQARVRTARVTALANDSASGVILRAAGLKSANPLKGDVPASPLELPFEVTNGDATVELGCELRAGSGEAWFDLASLKVVRR